One Ignavibacterium album JCM 16511 genomic region harbors:
- a CDS encoding Omp28-related outer membrane protein produces MKKLFLLLLVLLCCSFLSYSQVKVQFNTINGYGNNLYIDNFTIGNRFDIDVAVVGILNINPDTSFTVGSNPITVAPQVAFINLGRNNITTSFTVTMQVNPGGYVSNKSISSLSSGQSTTVTFDNLTITPSQAINITVNANLSGDQNTSNNSLTQYTLYLPGFQRNVLLEEWTSSTCGPCAANNPTIDAFIAARFDSLVAVKYHMNWPSPGNDPMYLYNPQQANDRRFYYGVNAVPHVIMDGIVNPSYPYSNPPSLPNAFYPRKSVGTPLALSVTNTRLPGDTIQADVTLQISSQLPAGQYYLRVHAVERHIHYNTAPGTNGETDFYDVFRRAFPNSTGTPIPTAPGTYNFTFKYPLDMAVWVDSMIYTAVFVQNDANKEVLNAAKSRNYLEATYVNTGFDQPFVQKPIVAFDFIESSRNFLIENPQSVLSNYFYYELFDGTFPSPGWTINNPDGGITFAQFEGANGPSFGGNKSVRMEFYSYSSTNQNDFLYSPLYNGLNEVDSVKFDWAYAQYSSAYVDRLIVKLSLDGGATYPHVIFDKSGAQLATAPTTTNAFVPNANQWQTFSYPLAQVIPVELSTFDAKANGLDVELSWTTSTEMNNYGFEIQRKASDDFITVGFVKGNGSTTEIKHYNFTDRELNEGSYTYRLKQIDYSGAYHFSDEIEVDVTGPKVFFIEQNYPNPFNPSTKIRFNLAVNSKVSLKVYNLIGEEVAELLNGQMNAGKQEVEFNAINLNSGVYIYKLEATGEDGSSFVSAKKMTLIK; encoded by the coding sequence ATGAAAAAACTATTTCTACTTCTTTTGGTTTTATTGTGTTGTTCTTTTCTTTCCTATTCTCAGGTGAAAGTACAGTTTAACACAATAAACGGATACGGTAATAATCTTTACATTGATAATTTTACTATCGGAAATCGTTTCGATATTGATGTAGCAGTAGTTGGAATTTTAAATATTAATCCCGACACAAGCTTTACAGTTGGCTCAAATCCAATTACAGTTGCACCGCAGGTTGCATTTATTAATCTTGGCAGAAATAATATCACAACTTCTTTTACAGTAACCATGCAGGTCAATCCAGGAGGTTATGTAAGCAATAAATCAATCAGTTCATTAAGCAGTGGACAATCAACTACTGTAACATTTGATAATCTTACTATTACACCAAGTCAGGCAATTAATATTACAGTTAATGCTAATTTATCCGGTGACCAGAACACATCCAATAATTCTTTAACTCAATACACATTGTATTTACCAGGTTTTCAGAGAAATGTTTTACTCGAAGAATGGACAAGCTCAACTTGCGGACCCTGTGCAGCAAATAATCCAACAATTGATGCATTCATTGCTGCAAGATTTGATTCTTTGGTTGCTGTAAAATATCATATGAACTGGCCATCACCAGGAAATGATCCGATGTATCTTTATAACCCTCAGCAGGCAAATGACAGACGATTTTATTATGGTGTAAATGCAGTTCCACATGTAATTATGGATGGTATAGTTAATCCATCATACCCATATTCAAATCCACCTAGTTTGCCAAACGCTTTTTATCCAAGAAAGAGTGTTGGAACTCCATTAGCTTTATCAGTTACTAACACAAGACTTCCCGGTGATACAATTCAGGCAGATGTAACATTACAAATTAGTTCTCAATTGCCTGCAGGACAATATTATCTCAGAGTTCACGCTGTTGAAAGACATATCCATTACAACACCGCACCGGGAACAAATGGTGAAACCGATTTTTATGATGTATTCAGAAGAGCTTTTCCGAATTCAACCGGAACGCCTATTCCAACCGCACCAGGAACATATAATTTTACATTTAAATATCCACTTGATATGGCTGTTTGGGTTGATAGTATGATTTATACTGCTGTTTTTGTTCAGAATGATGCAAACAAAGAAGTTCTTAATGCAGCAAAATCCAGAAATTATCTCGAGGCAACTTATGTTAACACTGGTTTTGATCAGCCATTTGTTCAAAAACCAATTGTTGCATTTGATTTTATTGAAAGTTCAAGAAACTTTTTGATTGAAAATCCTCAAAGTGTTTTGAGCAACTACTTCTACTATGAATTATTTGATGGTACATTCCCTTCGCCGGGTTGGACTATAAACAATCCTGATGGAGGAATTACATTTGCACAATTTGAGGGTGCAAATGGTCCGTCATTCGGAGGAAATAAATCAGTTCGAATGGAATTCTATTCATATAGTTCTACCAATCAGAATGATTTTCTTTATTCTCCGCTTTATAATGGTCTGAATGAAGTTGATTCAGTAAAATTTGATTGGGCTTACGCTCAATACTCTTCAGCTTATGTTGATCGTTTAATTGTAAAACTTTCACTCGATGGTGGCGCTACTTATCCGCATGTTATTTTTGATAAATCCGGAGCTCAATTAGCAACCGCACCAACCACAACAAATGCATTTGTTCCTAATGCAAATCAGTGGCAAACATTTTCATATCCTCTTGCTCAGGTTATTCCTGTTGAACTTTCAACCTTTGATGCAAAAGCAAATGGTTTGGATGTTGAGCTGAGCTGGACAACTTCAACTGAAATGAATAATTATGGTTTCGAAATACAAAGGAAAGCATCGGATGATTTTATTACAGTCGGTTTTGTAAAAGGAAACGGTTCAACCACTGAAATAAAACACTACAACTTCACTGACAGAGAATTGAATGAAGGAAGTTACACTTATCGCTTAAAACAAATTGATTATAGCGGTGCTTATCACTTTTCAGATGAAATTGAAGTTGATGTAACCGGACCAAAAGTATTTTTCATCGAGCAGAATTATCCAAATCCGTTTAATCCATCAACAAAAATCAGATTCAATCTTGCTGTTAATTCAAAAGTCTCTCTTAAAGTTTATAATCTGATAGGAGAAGAAGTTGCAGAATTATTGAATGGTCAAATGAATGCAGGAAAACAGGAAGTTGAATTCAATGCTATCAATCTAAACAGCGGAGTTTATATCTATAAGCTCGAAGCAACAGGTGAAGATGGTTCTTCATTCGTTTCAGCAA